One Helianthus annuus cultivar XRQ/B chromosome 7, HanXRQr2.0-SUNRISE, whole genome shotgun sequence genomic region harbors:
- the LOC110868249 gene encoding pyruvate dehydrogenase (acetyl-transferring) kinase, mitochondrial yields the protein MAAKKLSDSLFSKRLLEEVQRWGSMKQTGVSLRYMLEFGSRFTERNLILAAQFLHKELPIRIARRAIELQSLPYGLSEKPAILKVRDWYLDSFRDLRSFPDVKEKNDEQEFTKMINLIKVRHNNVVPTMALGVQQLKKDLDPKLDYKDLDDIHQFLDRFYMSRIGIRMLIGQHVAMHEPNPPPDRIGYIHTKMSPVEVARNASEDARSVCLREYGSAPDVHVYGDPNFTFPYVPNHLHLMVFELVKNSLRAVEERFMDSDKIAPPIRIIVADGLEDVTIKVSDEGGGIPRSGLPRIFTYLYSTAKNPLDERADLGTADIATMAGYGFGLPISRLYARYFGGDLQIISMEGYGTDAYLHLSRLGDSQEPLP from the exons ATGGCGGCCAAAAAGCTTTCCGACTCGTTGTTCTCGAAGAGGCTGCTGGAGGAGGTGCAGCGATGGGGTTCTATGAAACAGACCGGCGTGAGCCTGCGCTACATGCTGGAGTTCGGGTCCCGATTCACGGAGCGCAACCTCATCCTGGCCGCTCAATTCCTTCACAAAGAGCTCCCCATCAGGATTGCTAGGCGCGCCATTGAGCTCCAGTCTCTGCCGTATGGCTTGTCGGAAAAGCCTGCTATCCTCAAA GTGAGAGATTGGTACTTGGACTCGTTTCGTGACCTTAGATCATTTCCTGATGTGAAGGAGAAAAATGATGAGCAGGAGTTCACCAAAATGATTAatctcatcaaagtcagacataATAACGTCGTCCCCACCATGGCTCTAGGAGTTCAACAGTTGAAGAAAGATCTTGACCCCAAACTTGATTACAAGGACCTCGACGACATCCACCAGTTTCTAGATCGCTTTTACATGTCAAGAATTGGGATACGAATGCTTATTG GGCAGCATGTGGCGATGCATGAACCCAATCCCCCACCCGATAGAATAGGTTACATACATACAAAAATGTCTCCAGTTGAGGTGGCCAGAAATGCTAGTGAGGATGCCCGTTCTGTTTGCTTACGTGAGTATGGAAGCGCACCTGATGTTCACGTCTATGGTGACCCTAATTTCACATTCCc ATATGTCCCAAATCACTTGCATTTGATGGTGTTTGAGTTGGTTAAAAATTCCTTGCGCGCTGTTGAGGAACGGTTTATGGACTCAGACAAAATTGCACCTCCTATACGAATAATTGTTGCAGATGGGTTGGAAGATGTTACAATAAAG GTATCTGATGAGGGGGGTGGAATACCAAGAAGTGGGCTGCCTAGAATTTTTACCTATCTCTACAGTACGGCCAAAAATCCACTTGATGAGCGGGCTGATCTTGGAACTGCAGATATAGCAACAATGGCAGGTTATGGTTTTGGGCTGCCTATCAGCCGCTTGTATGCTCGCTATTTTGGAGGAGATCTGCAAATTATCTCCATGGAAGGTTATG GAACGGATGCATATCTTCATTTGTCACGTTTGGGAGATTCACAAGAACCATTGCCATGA